The DNA segment GGGACAGCTTCTGCGGCTGATGCGCCGTTTCTGCGACATTACCCGATAGTCGTGGCAGGTCTGCGTCGGCTCCTGCCCTTTGCCGACCTCCGGCTTGCTGTTCGCCATGTCCGCTTCCGGTAGCAAAGCAGACGCGGGACAGGGCGGTCGCCGACTTCCGCTAATGACCCGAACCAGACATTGGCGGTCACCAAAGATATCTCACTGGGCGGTATCTAACGTCTTCCAGATAGCGGACTTGGACGGATAGACTACCGCGTTCCGATCCGAGGGTCGGCATGAAGCGACGCGACTTAATCAAGCTCATTGGCGGCGCGGCTGCGGCTTGGCCGCTCGCGGCGAGGGGGCAACGGGCCTCCGCGATCAAGCGCGTCGCCATCCTTATGGGCCTTGCTGAGACCGATGCAGAGGGGCAGGCCAGAAACAAGGCACTTCGCGAAAGACTTCAGAAGTTGGGATGGACCGAAAACAACAATATCGAGCTTGAATACTATTGGAACGTGAACAGCAACAAGCGTGGTGACGAGTCGGTTGCGGAGGTGATGAACAAAAGGGTCGATGTAATTTTCACAAATAGTCCCGCCGCTTTGGCGGCAGCAAAAAAGGCTACACGTTCCATGCCTATCGTTTTCGTTCAGTTCACCGATCCTGTTGAAGATGGCTTTGTTGCGAGTGTGGCCCGTCCGGGCGGGAACATCACCGGGTTCGCGAGCTCTGAACACGTAATGAGCACCAAATGGCTCGATCTCCTGAGAGAGCTGGCGCCCCGGACCACACGGGTTGGTTTCATCCAAAATGTCGAGCATCCATCATGGCTCCGGTACAACCGGATAATTCAGGAAGTAGCGCCATCTTTCGGGTTTGCCGCTGTTCCTATCGGACTAAGGAGCGTTAGCGAGATTGAAGAAGGAATAAACAACTTGTCTCTTCTTCCGGGGGGCGCTCTGTTGATATTGCCGGACACCTTCAACACCATCAATCGCAAGTCCATCATCGCATCAGCAAGACAGCAAGGCCTCCCGGCGATCTATCCCTTGACCATTTTTGCGAAGGAGGGCGGACTCATGTCGTATGGCGGCGATCTGGTCGATTTGTTTGGGCAGGCCGCGTCATATGTGGATCGTATTTTGCGAGGCGATAAGGCGGGAGAGTTGCCGATCCAGCAGGCAACCAAGTTT comes from the Bradyrhizobium erythrophlei genome and includes:
- a CDS encoding ABC transporter substrate-binding protein yields the protein MKRRDLIKLIGGAAAAWPLAARGQRASAIKRVAILMGLAETDAEGQARNKALRERLQKLGWTENNNIELEYYWNVNSNKRGDESVAEVMNKRVDVIFTNSPAALAAAKKATRSMPIVFVQFTDPVEDGFVASVARPGGNITGFASSEHVMSTKWLDLLRELAPRTTRVGFIQNVEHPSWLRYNRIIQEVAPSFGFAAVPIGLRSVSEIEEGINNLSLLPGGALLILPDTFNTINRKSIIASARQQGLPAIYPLTIFAKEGGLMSYGGDLVDLFGQAASYVDRILRGDKAGELPIQQATKFDLVLNLRTAAALGLTIPSSLLARADEVIE